Below is a window of Salinibacter grassmerensis DNA.
CGCGGGCTCCTTTCTCTTCCAGAAATCCACAGACCGTTGTCTTTCCACTTCCAATGCCCCCTGTCACACCCAAGGTGGTCACGGTGACAAAGCACAAATGTACAGACATCGACGCTCGAATGACGGACGGCCGCCCGCTCTTCTCGCGGGGTGCCGTCGCCCGATCACCCTGGGGGCCAGCTCATGCGGCGCCCTCCGAGGAGATGGAGATGGAGGTGCCACACCGACTGTCCACCGTCGTCTCCACAATTGATGACCGTGCGGTAGCCATCACGCAGCCCTTCCTCCTGGGCCAGTTCCCGGGCCACTACAAATAGGTGCCCGACCAGGTCTTTGTCCTCCGTGTCCAGGTCGTCGAGCGACGGAATCGGCTTGCGGGGAACGATGAGGATGTGCGTGGGCGCCTCCGGATTGATATCGTGAAAGGCCACGCACCGGTCGTCCTCGTGGACGATATCGGCGTCTTCTTCACCGTCAATGATGCGTTGGAAGATGGTCTTCTCGGACATGGGATCGGTCCACAGTCCGTGAGCGGGATCGAATGGACGGCCTCTTGTGCAGATGCCGTGCCACCACAATATAGATGCGGCGGCCGAATCACAAGGGCCCCGTCGGCCCAGAGTGGCCCGTTTTGCGACGCCTCCGATACATGTGCGAACAGATTGACAACTATGCACCCGTTTATTCCTGCTAAACAACACCAAGCGGAGTGGTCGGTACGCACGGGCATGGTGATTGCGCTCAGCTCTTTTTGAACATCCTTTTGCTATGTCCACCGTTTACATCACCCGTAAGGTCCACTTCAATGCCGCCCATCGGCTTCATAATCCTGAGAAGTCAGATGCGTGGAACGAGGAGACCTACGGAAAGGATAACAATCCGAACTGGCACGGCCACAACTACGAGCTGGAAGTGACGGTGGCCGGCGAGCCAGACCCCGAGACCGGGTACGTGGTCGACCTGGGCATCCTGAAGGACATTCTCCACGATCGGGTGCTCGACAAGGTAGACCACCAGAACCTGAACCTGGAGGTCGATTTCATGGACGGGGTGATCCCGTCGAGCGAAAACTTTGCGATCGCCATCTGGAACGAAATTGAAGACGCACTTCCCAACGGGGAGCTCCACTGCGTACGACTGTACGAGACCCCTCGCAACTTCGTGGAATACCGGGGCGAGTAGCCACGCCGGGGTTCTCCTCCACACGCTCTCTCACCGCTCTCACTTTCTGCAATGGCTGAGAAAAAGATTCAATCGAGCGGGCTGCGCACCAACGGCTCCGCCGACGGCATGCCGCCGAAGCTCTACGAGCGACGCGACATCTACGATGAAGAAACGTCCAAGGCCCTCGGCGAGCACATCGAGGCCATTCTCGACATCCTAGGCGAAGACACAGATCGGGAGGGCCTCGACGACACCCCTGAGCGCGTCGCCCGTGCCTACCAATTTTTGATGCACGGGTACGCCCTCGACCCGAAAGACATCCTGCGCCAGGCCCTCTTCGAAGAGGCCTACGACGAGATGATCCTCGTCAAGGACATCGAGGTGTACTCGATGTGCGAGCACCACATGCTGCCATTCTACGGCAAGGCCCATGTGGCCTACATCCCGGACGGCCAGATTGTGGGGCTCAGCAAAATCCCGCGGACGGTTGAGGTCTTTGCCCGGCGCCTGCAGGTGCAGGAACGCCTCACCCTCCAGATCCGAAACGCCATCGACGAGGTGGTCGATCCCATGGGAACGGCCGTCGTCATTGAGGCGAAGCACCTCTGCATGATGATGCGAGGGGCCGAAAAGCAGAACTCGGCGACCACGACCAGCTCGGTAAGCGGCGAGTTCAACAACCACGCCACCCGAGACGAGTTTATGCGTCTTATCGGCGCCACCGAGTAGCCCCACGATCGAGTGGGGTGGCAGGGCTGCTCAATCAATCGACTCGACCCCCACAAACCGCCTCTCAAAGATGATCGCCGTCGTCACGGGCGCGAGCCAGGGCATCGGGCAGGCCATCGGGGAGGCCTTCGCCGAGCAATACGATGCACGAGTGGCCCTGGTGTCGCGGACCCGCACGGCACTGGAGCAGACTGCCGACGCCTGTCGGGCGCGGGGCGGCACGCCACTCGTGCTTCCGACCGACGTGACCGACGACGCGGCGGTGACCGACATGGCGGGGGCGGTGCACGAAGAGTGGGGCCCGCCGGACGTGCTGGTCAACAACGCCGGGGCGTTCACCCACGTGCCCCTCGACGAGCTGACCCTGGAGGGATTCCGCGATCAGATTGACGTCAACCTCACGAGCGCCTTCGCCGTGACGACGGCGTTCCTGCCCGCGATGCGCGAACGGGGCGAGGGGCACCTCTTCTTCATGGGCTCGGTGGCGTCCCTGATGGCCTACCCCGGCAACGCCGGTTACTGTGCCGCCAAACATGGCCTCCGCGGATTCGCCCGGACCGTGCGCGAGGAGACGAAGGACGAAGGCCTCCGCGTAACCACGGTGCTGCCCGGTGCCACCGACACGCCTACCTGGGCGGGAAGCGGCATTTCGAAGGATCGATTCATGGCCCCGGAGGACGTGGCCCAATCCGTGGTGGACGCCTACCGCCTCTCCGACCGCACGGTGCTCGAGGAGCTGCTCCTCCGGCCGCAGGAAGGAGACGTGTAGCCCACGTCAGCGCTCGCCCTCCTCCGCGAGCCGTTCCGCCGGCACCCACGCCCACGTCAAGGTGCCGGCGACGAGTGTCACATCCTCCTCTGGGGCCGTGAGCGTCACGTCCACCGCAATCTGACCCAGGGGACGGGAACGGATCTGGCCCGTTTCGTCGTCGGTGAGGGTCGCCTCCGCCTGGACGGACTCCCGCGCGAAGTTCTCGAACGATATGTCCATCGTGCGCAGCAGGGGCGAGGAGCCGTCCGGCACGTTGAGGGCTACGACGAGCCCGGTCGCGGTTTCGGCCAGGAGGCCGAGGGCCGCGGCGTGGAGGCCGCCGAGGTGATTTTGGAGGCGCTCGTTGTTGTCGAGGCGGACGGCGACCCGACGCGGGGTGTACACCTCGACGAAGCACCCGGCGGTGTCGACGAACGGGATCACCTCCCCCACCGCCTGAGTGACGAGGGGAGGCCGCAGGTGGGATGGGGTCTCGCCGTATCGATCGGCAATTCGAACAAACGGATTGAGGGCTGCCATCGGACAAGGATCTGCTTGTGAGAATTAAGAGAGGGTCTACCGGACGAACGCTGGCGATGACCGGGCAGAACGGGACGACACGTTTCCTGCTTTGGTAACGTATGGCCCGTTCGTCCCTCCAGCCTTCAAAACCACACGTTTCGCCTGGATAGATCCGACACAACAGAGAACGTATCCCCCCTCGGCTCGTAAGGAGACTCCGCTCATCTTAACCCGCTCCCCGGACCCTCGCCACGCAGGTTCCTCGCGTCATGCCCAATCCGTCGCTCAAGGACACCGCTCTCGACGAACTGGAGCGCCTTATCACCGAGAAGATGCCCATTACGGAGCATCTCGAGTTCGAGCTTGCCGCGGACGAGCAGGGACGCCTGCGCGCCTCCGCGCCCCTGAAGCCGAACGCCAACCACATGGGCAGCGCGTTCGGGGGCAGCCTCAGCATGTTGGCCACGGTCACCGGCTGGGCGATGATGCACCAGCTCGTGCAGGACGCGATGCACGACGCGATGGAGGACATGCGCGAACGGGTCGAGGTCATGATCCAGGAGAGTGACATCGAGTACCTCCAGCCCGTCTACGAAAACATCTCGGTGGTCTGCGAGCCCCCGGACGAGGACGCCCAAGAGCGGTTTCAGGAAATGCTGGACCGCTGGGGGCGGGCACGGATCGAGTTGGAGTGCAAGATCAACGAGGCGGGGGAGCGGGCCGTCACCTTCATCGGCCAATACGTGGCCCTCGACCGGGGCGAGGAGCAAGGCGACGGCGCTCCATTTCACATGGAGAGTTGTGACCCCGCAGACATGTAGCCTCTACAGCACCTCTTCGTACATCTGATACGGCGGCTCGCTCATCCCCAGTGTCTCGTACGCCGCCTGGGCCGCCGCGTTGTCCTGCTCTACATAGAGACGGAGCCCACACACGCCGTCGGCCGCACGGGCCCGCCGGCGCACCTCACGGTGAAGGGCGGAATAGACACCCGTCCGCCGCGACGAAGAACGCACGTACACACTCTGAATCCACCAGAAGTCTGCGTTGCGCCAGTCGCTCCACTCGGTTGTGATCATCAGGCTTCCGACAATCGTCCCCTCCCGCTCCGCGACGAGATAGAATGCCTGCCCGGACGTGTCGAACACGGCCCGCACACCGGCCCGCACAGTCTCGGGGTCAAGCGTCTTGTCCTCGGTCTCTTCCGCCATTGCCTCGTTGAAGTGCACGAGCGTCTCGGCGTCATCAAGAGTAGCGCGGCGTACGGCGGGGGCGTCCGGCATGACGGTGAAGCTGCGTGGGAGACTCATAGTTCTGCGCGACGCGAAGACGGATCCATTCCTTCCGAGGGTCCGCTCCCATACTCGTGAAACCAACCCTCACCGTCAAGCCCTCCCTGGTTGAGGGTCTTGTCGCCGAGCGAGCACAGCGGCGCCGTCTCGCTTTTGTCGGAACCACGACCTACGTTGCCAATCCGTTCAGCGCGCCTCCCGCTCCCATCACGACGGTTCCGCGGACGCATGTCTCTCAACATCGACCTCGATTCGGTCGGAGATCCGCTCGCCGACCTCGTGCGCATCGACTCGACAAACCCTGCGCTCGGGGCAGACGGACACGGAGCGGGGGAGACGGAACTCGCCGCCGCCATTGCCACGCGGATGCGCGACATCGGGCTTGAAGTGGACCACTGGGAACCAGCCCCCGGGCGTCCCAACGTCGTCGGGGTTCTTCCGGGGGACGGCGACGGCCGTTCATTGATGTGGAATGCCCATACGGACACCGTGGGCGTCGAGGGCATGGACACCCCTTTCACCCCCGTCCGGCAGAACGGACGCCTCTACGGGCGCGGCGCCCAGGACATGAAGGGCAGCCTCGTGGCCCAATTGATCGCTGCACGTGTCCTCCGGGAGTCTGACGCGTCGCTCTCCGGGGATGTGATCGTCGCCGCGGTGGCCGACGAGGAGCACAAGAGCATCGGCACCGAGGCACTCCTGGGCCGCTACGACGTCGACGGCGCCGTCGTCACGGAGCCGACGGACCTGGAGCTCGTCCGCGCCCACAAGGGCTTCGTATGGATTGACATCCGGACGCAGGGCCGCGCCGCGCATGGCTCGCGCCCCGCCGAGGGCGTCGACGCCAACATGCACATGGGCCGTGTTCTTTCGGAATTGGAGGCGCTCAACCAGTCTCTTTCCTCCGACGGGGACCACACGCTCGTCGGCCCGCCCTCTCTCCACGCGGGCCCGCTCCGGGGCGGCAACGCCCCAAGCGTGTACGCGGCCGAGTGCCGTCTGCGGATGGAGCGCCGCACCGTGCCGGGCGAGTCCGCCGGGGACGCTTTGGAAGAGGTCCAGGCCCTTCTGCACGAGCTCAGCGAAGCGGACGACGCCTTCGAGGCGGAGGCCAAAGTCGCGTTCTCGAGAGGGGCGCTCGAAACGCCCGCGGACGCCGCCATCGCCTCTGCCGCGCGTGCAGGTCTGGCTCGCACCCTCGATACCGATCCCCCTCCAGACACGGGCGCGTCGTTCTGGACGGACGCGGCCCTCCTGGCCGCCGCCGGCACCGAGACCGTCGTCCTGGGCCCGAAAGGGGCCGGCCTCCACACCACGGAGGAGTGGGTTGACCTTGACTCGGTGGCGCAGCTCGCAGAGGTGCTGGTCCACACGGCCCGCCGGTACTGCGCGTAGCCTCCGTGGACCTACCCGTCCGCCCGGCTCAGCTTGTGCGCCTGGCGGGTCGGCTCCGGAATCTTGTACCGAGGACTGCACTCCAGCATCAGGGCCGCCGCGCCGTCGAGCGTGCAGCGGTGGCCGATGCTCACGTAAACCGGGTTCACGTCCGTCCGCGTCCGGAGCACCGTCCCGATCGTCTCCCCGTCGTCGACCAACGGCACGCGACTGCCCTTCTCGGGGCTAAGCTCCCCCTGCGGCGCCCCAATCAGAATCGACTTCGCGACGCCGACCGCCGGCACGTCGAGCAGTACGCCGAGGTGGCAGGCCAGCCCAAAGCGACGCGGATGGGCCGCCCCGTGGCTGTCGGTCACGAACACGTCCGGCGTCGCGCGAAGCCGCTCGAGCGCGGGGAGCACGGCCGGCATCTCGCGAAAGCTGAGCAGGCCCGGCACGTACGGAAACGGCACCTCGCAGCGGTGAACCGCCTCGTCGACCACGTTCAGCTCTGGCAACTGAAGCACGGAGACGGCCGCCTGAGCCATGTCGTCGCGCACGCTCACATCGATCCCAGCGACGGTCTCGACCCCGTCCGGCAGGGCCCTCTCAGTCACCTCCGACGCCAATCGGCGCTGGATGCGCTTGGCCTCATCGGTCGAGACATTCCAGTCGTGGGACTGCGGAAGGGACTCGTTCATGCGGAAACTGACATTGTGGAAAAGCCGCCGCCCGGTTACCTCGGCCGGTCGGGGAGAAAGAGACCTCTTTTGGGAAAGAAAGCCACTCTCGTCCTCCGGGGCAACCCTTCCCTCCCCCAGACCCTGCCCCCTGTACGCTGTTCAGTGCTCTAGGTGCGCCGTGCCCGCGGTCCCTGCCCGCCCGCCACGCAACGCAAGGTCAAAGTTTCGGTGAATCAAGACGAAAAGGAATCCTGACCGTAATGCGAGCATTGATATTGGGTCCCAAACGACGCCGACAGGTTTCGGCTGGGGTCCATAGCTCAGTTGGTTAGAGCGCTACGTTGACATCGTAGAGGTCAGTGGTTCGAGTCCACTTGGACCCACTGCTGCCGCTCTCAGGAGGCTCCCTGGGGCGGCTTTTTTGTTGGCGGTGCCCCCGCCCGTGCGCTGTTCACCGAGGACCCCTCTGCCCCATGGCCGAAATCGACGAGACGAGCATCGACATCACCCTCCCGGACGGCTCCACGCAAACCCATCCGGCGGGCACGACGGGGCTTGAGGTGGCCGAGGGCATCGGTGCCGGTCTGGCCCGCGACGCGCTGGCCATCAAGGTGAACGGCGAGGTGCGCGATTTGGACCGCCCCATCACCGAGGACGCTGAGATCGCGATCCTCACGTGGGACGACGAGGAGGGCAAGCAAACCTTCTGGCATTCCTCCGCCCACCTCATGGCGGAGGCGCTGCAGGCGCTCTATCCGGAGGTCAAGTTCACAATCGGGCCGCCCATCGACCAAGGCTTCTACTACGACGTGGACCTGGGCGACCAGACGCTCTCCGCCGACGAGCTGGAGAAGATCGAAGAGAAGATGGTCGAACTCGCCCGCCGCGACGCCAAATACGAGCGGCACGAGGTCTCGAAGGCGGACGCGGTCAAGCACTACGAGGAGGAGGGCAACGAGTACAAGCTGGAGCTGATCGAGGGCCTGGAGGAGGGCGAGATTTCCTTCTATCAGCAGGGCGAGTTCACCGACCTCTGCCGCGGCCCACACATCCCGTCGACCGGGGACATCAAGGCGCCGAAGCTGCTGTCGGTGGCCGGCGCGTACTGGCGCGGGGACGAGACGAACCCGCAGCTCACCCGCATCTACGGAATCACCTTCCCCAAGCAGAAACTGCTGGAAGATTTTCTGGAGCGGCGCCGGAAGGCGAAGGAACGCGACCACCGCAAGCTCGGCAAGGAGCTAAACCTCTTTGCCTTCGACACCGAGCAGGTGGGCCCCGGCCTGCCCATGTGGCTGCCCAAGGGCACGACGCTGCGGCAGACGCTCCGCGGGGTCCTGCAGCAGGAGCAGGTGAAGCAGGGCTACAAACCGGTCTGCACCCCTCACATCGGGCGGCTCGACCTCTACCGCACCAGCGGGCACTACCCGCACTACGAGGACGACCAGTTCCCGCCGATGGTGACCGGACAGGGGGACGACGGCGAGGAGGACGGCTACCTCCTCAAGCCGATGAACTGCCCGCACCACGTCAAGATCTACCAGAACGACCACCACTCGTACCGGGACCTCCCGGTGCGGCTGGCCGAATTCGGGACCGTCTACCGCCAGGAGCAGACCGGCGAGCTCGGCGGGCTGACCCGTGTGCGCGGCTTCACGCAGGACGACGCGCACATCTTCTGCACCCCCGGGCAGGTCAAAGACGAGTTCAAGTCCGTCATCGACCTCACCCTGAAGGTGCTCGACGCCCTGGGCTTCGAGGAATTCGAGGCGCAGATCTCGCTCCGCGATCCCGACGACACCGAAAAGTACACGGGCCGCGATGCGCTCTGGACCCGCGCCGAGCAGGACATCCGCGAGGCCGTCGCCGAAACGGACCTCGACGCTTATGAAGAGCCGGGCGAGGCCGCCTTCTACGGGCCGAAGCTTGACTTCATGGTGGAGGACGCGCTGGGCCGCGCCTGGCAGCTCGGCACCATCCAGGTCGACTACAACCTGCCGGAGCGCTTCGAGCTGACGTACGTCGACGAGCACGACGAGCGGAAGCGGCCGGTGATGATCCACCGCGCCCCGTTCGGGTCGCTGGAGCGCTTCATTGGCGTGCTGATCGAGCACTGTGGGGGTAAGTTCCCCACCTGGCTCGCCCCGACGCAGGTGCAAATCATTCCGGTAGGCGACGATTTCGTCGACTACGCCCAAGAGGTAGCAGCCACCCTCCGCGCCGACGACGTGCGCGTCGAGATCGATACGTCCGACGAGACGGTCGGCTACAAGATCCGCGAGGCCGAGACTCAGAAGGTCCCCTACATGCTCGTCGTGGGTGGGGACGAGGAAGAAGACGGCACCGTCTCGGTCCGCTCTCACGCCGACGGCCCACAGGGCACCGTTTCGGTCCAGGACTTTCTCGACCGCATCGGTCCGGAGTTCGAACCAACACTCGATTAGCCGACCGCCCGTCTCCCCCCGCAGACCGCTCCGATTCAGGCGACCTTCACTGAAACCTCAAAGGGTCGTTCGCGTGTGTGATTACAGCATCTGCTGACTCGGTCTTTCGTGCTGGAGCTCGACATTCGCTCCACACGGACCGAGTTTTTCACTATCCCCGAGTTCTTCTCTCGAAAAACCCCCAACCCCGCTATTGCTGACGTCGATAAACTCCGCGTAAACCAAGAAATTCGTGCCGACGAGGTCCGTGTAGTCGAGCCCGACGGCGACCACGACGTGGTCCCGACCGGAGAGGCCCTCGACCGCGCTCGCAACCACGAACTCGATCTCGTGGAGGTTGCGCCGGACGCCGACCCGCCCGTCTGTAAGATCCTCGACTACGGCAAGTACCGCTACGAAAAGCAAAAGGAGGAGCAGCGGCGCCGGAAGAAGTCGAAGTCGATGGAGATGAAGGAGCTTCGCTTCCGGCCCCGGACCGAGGAGCACGACTTCAACTTCAAGGTCGATCACGCCCGCGAATTCCTGGAAGACGGCAACAAGGTCAAGGCGTACGTCCAGTTCAAGGGGCGCGACATCGTCTACAAGGACCAGGGAATGGACCTGCTGCGCCGGATGATTGAGGAGCTCCAGGAGATTGCCCGCATCGACCAGCAGCCGGAAATGGAAGGCCGGCGGATGGTCATGATCCTCGCCCCACACAAGAACAAGTAGGACAACCGTGCCTTCGGCGTGGGCCTGCGGCTCGTGTGCGGCCCCGACCGTGCTCGAGCACAGTGCCTCTTTGTGGACTCTGTGCGGACGGGAACGCACGAGCGCCCCTCTCATACACAGCGTGTTCGACTTCTGCGTACTTCGTGAATGAATCCCCTCGGGGTGTTGCTGCCATGCCCAAGATGAAATCCCACAGCGGTGCCAAGAAGCGCTTTAAGACGACCGGAAACGGCAAGATCAAGCGCAAGAAGGCAAACAAGGGGCACCTGCTAACCAAGAAAAATGCGAAGCGCAAGCGCCAGCTGCGCAAGAGCGTAGTCGTCGATGACAAGGCGAACCGGGATCGGGTTAAGCGCATGCTGTCCACGTAGTCGCGCCGAAGATGCGGGACGGGCTATTCGATGGAGGGCCTTGTTCGGTCCTCCATCCGTTGTTTGTGGAGTCTTTCCCGGACACGTGTTGGCCTCCTGCTGGCGATCGACTAATTTATATCTTCGACTGTGTTGTCAAACTGACGTTCTGCTTTTATGCCGCGCGCAACGAACAAGCCGGCGACCCGTCGGCGACGCAAGAAAATTCTGAATAAGGCGAAGGGCTACTGGGGCCGTCGGAGCAAGGTCTACAAGGTGGCCAAGCACGCGGTCGAAAAGGGCCTCCAGTACGCCTACCGGGACCGTCGCCAGAAGAAGCGCCGGTTTCGGCGGCTGTGGATCACCCGCATCAACGCCGCGACGCGCCAGCACGACGTGAGCTACTCCCAGTTCATGGGCCAGTACCGGAAGTCGGATCTGGACATGAACCGGAAGGTGCTTGCCGACCTGGCCGTTCATGACCCGGACGCCTTCGAGCAGGTTGTAGACCACGTGATGGAGTGAGCGGCGCGCGACACGTGAGACGTGAAGAGCAGTACACGGGATCTGGAGAGTGGAAACCACGCATCACGTCTCACGCCTCCTCTCCTTAGCTGTCCTGCTGCGATGTTGTCGATCCGTCCATCATTCCGGTTCGCCTTTGCGTTTCTGATCCCTTCGAGTCCGCAGGGGCGTTGAATGTCGACCGCCAATATTGCCGGTGACGTCGTCCCGCCCCTGCCCCACAGGCTCGGCGGGATTTTTTATTGCGGCCTGCGTCTCGGGTCCTCGCCTCCGACGCCGCGTCGCTCTCCGTGACCCTTGACTCGCGACTCCCTTCCATGCCCGACGAAATCGACCAGCTCCGTGAACAGATTGAGGCCGAATCGATCGAGAGCGCCGAGGACGCCGAGGCCTTTCGCATTGAGTACCTCGGTCGCAATCAGGGCGCAATCCCAGACCTGTTCGATCAGATCGGCGACCTTCCCCCGGAGGAACGCCCCGAGTTCGGAAGGCGCCTCAACGCCCTGAAGGACCGCGCTCAGGAGCGAATCGACGAGGCGGAGGCGCGCCTTGAGCGTCAGAAGCAGGCGGGCGGGCCCGACATCGACCTCACCCTGCCGGGCCGACGCGGCTTCAGGGGATCGACGCATCCACTCACGCAGACGCTCGACGAGATTCTGCGCATCCTGCGTGGGCTCGGTTTTTCCACCCACGAGGGGCCGGAGATCGAGACCGACTGGCACAACTTCACGGCCCTCAACTTTCCGCCCGACCACCCGGCGCGGGACATGCAGGACACCTTCTTCCTCGAAGACCCGCCCGAAGAGACGGAGCCCCGCGTCCTTCGCACCCACACCTCGCCGGGCCAGATCCGGATCATGGAGACCCAGGCGCCGCCCATTCGGGTCGCGGTGCCGGGGCGCGTGTACCGCAACGAAGCGATTTCGTACAAGTCGTTCTGTCTCTTCCACCAGGTGGAGCTGCTGTACGTGGACGAGGACGTGACGATGGCTCAGCTCAAGCAGGTACTCTACAGCCTTGCCCGCGCGCTCTTCGGGGAGGACGTGACGCTTCGCTTCCGCCCCAGCTACTTTCCCTTCACCGAGCCGAGCGCTGAAGTGGACGTCTGGTGGGACGATGAGGACGACGAGGACGGCGGACAGTGGATGGAAATTTTGGGCTGCGGCATGGTGCATCCCAACGTCTTCGAGTCGGTCGATGTGGACCCCGAGCGGTACACCGGCTACGCAGTGGGCATGGGCGTGGAGCGGATGGCCATGCTTCGGCACGGCATCGACGACATCCGGATCTTCTACGAGAATGATGTGCGGTTCCTAGAGCAATTCTAGCCGCTCACCGGGCGCAAAATCCGCCTCGGGAGGTCGTTTGCGGATTCCGTGCGTAGGGGGACGCCTGCGCAGCACGCATTACGAAATCCCCCGGTCCCTTGACGTTGACTGTTCTCATCCTGACGCGCTAACCCGTGGACATAAGCTACAACTGGCTAAATCAGTACGTCGACCACGACTGGCCCCCCGAGGACCTGGCCGAGCGCCTCACCATGGCCGGGCTTGAGGTGGAAACGGTCAGTCCGCTGGGGCAGTCGCTCGACGGCGTGGTGGTCGGCGAGGTGACCGCCGTCCGCGAGCACCCAAACGCCGACCGCCTCGTGCTCTGTGACGTGCACCTCGGCGACGGGGCCCCTGCCCAGATTGCCTGCGGCGCATCCAACGTGGCCGCGGGGCAGAAAGTCCCGGTCGCCACCGTCGGCACCACCCTGTCGCTCCCCGATCCGGACACTCCCGAGGCGCGGCAGGAGCTTACTGTGGAGGCACGCGAACTGCGGGGGGAGGCCTCGGAGGGCATGATCTGCGCGGAGGACGAACTCGGGCTCTCGGACGACCACTCCGGCATCATGGTGCTCGACGACGACGCGCCCGTCGGCACGCCGTTTCCGGAGTACCTCGACGACCACGACCTTCCCGCCACCGACGCGGTGCTCGACATCGACCTCACCCCAAACCGTCCCGACGCCACCAGCCATCTCGGCGTGGCCCGCGACGTGGCGGCCCTGGCGGACAACGCGCTGCGAACACCGCCGGTCGACCTGCCTTCGCCGGGCGGCACCGTGGCCGAGGAAATCACCGTCGACGTTCGGGACGAGGCCGGGTGCCCCCGGTACGTGGCCCTAGTGGTGCGGGGCGTGAACGTGACCGAGTCGCCCCTCTGGCTGCGCCGCCGCCTCACGGCCATCGGCCTGCAGCCGCGCAACCACGTGGTGGACGTGACCAATTTCGTGCTTCACGAGTGCGGCCAGCCGCTCCACGCCTTCGACCTCGACGCGATTGCCGACGACACGATCGTCGTTCGTCGCACCGACGACGAAACGTCCTTCACGACGCTCGACGACGAGGAGCGCGAGCTCCCCGCGGATACGCTTCTCATTTGCGACGCCGAGGCCCCGGTGGCCGTGGCGGGCGTCATGGGCGGCGCCAACTCCGAGGTCTCCTCCGACACGACCGACGTGCTCATCGAGAGCGCGTACTTCGACCCGTCCACAATCCGCCGCACCGCCAAGGCACTCGACCTTCAGACCGACTCGTCGTACCGCTTCGAGCGAGGCGTCGACCGCGACGGGCAGGCGTGGGCCGCCGCCCGCGCCGCCCGTCTGATCGCCGAGCTGGGCGGCGGCACCGTCGTCCCCGGCATGGTCGACGAACACTCTACCCCGCCCCCCACCAAGACGGTCGCCCTCCGCCCCGACCGGCTCACCCAGGTGTTGGGGACCGACGTGGCGACCTCCGAGGCGACTCGTCTGCTCGACGCCATCGGCTTCAACGTCGAGGCGGGCGAGGACGCGCTGCACTGCACCGTGCCGACCTGGCGGCCCGACGTGTCGATCGAGGAGGACCTGATCGAGGAGGTGGCCCGCCTTTACGGCTACGACCAGATTCCGGAGCCGGAGCGTGTGCCCGTTCCAAGCCGCACGCCGCGGCAGCCGCCGGTGGAGACGCTGGAGCGGCAGACGCGCGGGCTCCTGAAGGGCCTCGGCTACCGCGAGATCTACACCAACAGCATGCTGCGCGAGGACCGCGCCGAGCGCTTCAACGTGCCCCCGGCCGGCGGCGATCGAGCGCCCGTCGTGGAGACGAAAAACCCAATCTCGGAGGAGATGGCCGCCCTGCGTCCACGGCTGCTGCCGGGGGCGCTAGAGGTTATGCAACACAACCGAAACCACGGGCAGGAGGCGCTCCGCGTGTTTGAGTTCGGACACGTCTTTCGCCGTGCCGCCGACCCGGACGATCCAGTCGTCCCCGGCTACAGCGAACACCCCGCGTTGCTGATTGCACTCAGCGGTCCCCATGCGCCCACCGGGTGGGACGTCGAGCCGCGCGCAGCCGATATTTTCGACCTGAAGGGCAC
It encodes the following:
- the pheT gene encoding phenylalanine--tRNA ligase subunit beta — protein: MDISYNWLNQYVDHDWPPEDLAERLTMAGLEVETVSPLGQSLDGVVVGEVTAVREHPNADRLVLCDVHLGDGAPAQIACGASNVAAGQKVPVATVGTTLSLPDPDTPEARQELTVEARELRGEASEGMICAEDELGLSDDHSGIMVLDDDAPVGTPFPEYLDDHDLPATDAVLDIDLTPNRPDATSHLGVARDVAALADNALRTPPVDLPSPGGTVAEEITVDVRDEAGCPRYVALVVRGVNVTESPLWLRRRLTAIGLQPRNHVVDVTNFVLHECGQPLHAFDLDAIADDTIVVRRTDDETSFTTLDDEERELPADTLLICDAEAPVAVAGVMGGANSEVSSDTTDVLIESAYFDPSTIRRTAKALDLQTDSSYRFERGVDRDGQAWAAARAARLIAELGGGTVVPGMVDEHSTPPPTKTVALRPDRLTQVLGTDVATSEATRLLDAIGFNVEAGEDALHCTVPTWRPDVSIEEDLIEEVARLYGYDQIPEPERVPVPSRTPRQPPVETLERQTRGLLKGLGYREIYTNSMLREDRAERFNVPPAGGDRAPVVETKNPISEEMAALRPRLLPGALEVMQHNRNHGQEALRVFEFGHVFRRAADPDDPVVPGYSEHPALLIALSGPHAPTGWDVEPRAADIFDLKGTVETFLEDLRVPDLQLRPRDEDAAAADETTPVTQHHIDVATADTPLGTVARVREDVATDFDLDTPIFVAEFNWAALVEAARAERHRNYEPVSRFPVVDRDLAVLVHSDQPVGPLQDTIRDAGAPLLRRVDVFDTYAGEGIEENAKSVAFTLRFGADRTLTDEEVDAQIDTIVERLEGDHGARLRQQ